In Gimesia panareensis, the genomic window ATGGTCAAGCAGTTCACTCAGATCACGGGCGTGCTGTTCCATGCTCACAGTTCCAACAGTCACACCCGATCCACCAAATCCTCTCAGATCTGGTGCGATGACAGTATATTGCTGTTGTAAATGATCAATTTGCGCCTGCCACATCCGATGACTTAACGGAAAACCATGCACCAGCAACACAGGCGGCCCCTCTCCTGCGACGCAGACGCGCATCCTGATTCCGTTCACGCTTTGATCAATCAACTGCTGACTCATTACGTTGTCCCTTCTGACTGCAGCATCAAATACGCTTAAGCAGCTCGAGTGATGAATTTCCCGAGTCCTAGTTCGCCTCTTTTAAAGCGCGGGCGATCCCTTCTTCCAGAGACTCAGTTCTCTCAGAATCGACATTCCAGACTACTTTACCATTGGTTCCGATTACCCAGACCTGCGGAATAAATTCCGCTTTAAAAGCAATCAGGGAATCAATGGCTCCATAACCATTCGGCCAGGTGATGCCTGTTTCGTCCAGCCACTTTTCAATCACGGGCAATAATTCCTCACTATCAGAGGTCAATCCAACAAAAGCGACATTTTGATCTTTGAATTTCTGATAAACTTCAACCAGGTGAGGCGCCTCCATGCGGCACGGACCACACCAAGTCGCCCAGGCATCCACAACGATGACTTTCCCTTTGAGATAATCATTCTGATGCGGATTACCATTGACCCAACCAGCAGCTTGAATCGGAGGGGCCTCAGTACCAACCTTGAGCTGGGCCATGTCTCCCGCAGTCAATACAGGATCAGGCATCCGATATGCAAACCAGGAGGAAAAAATAACTGCTCCGGCGATGACAAGGGCCAAGGCAATCAGAAAATCTTTCTTTGCACTGGAATTGGACATAAACCTGCCTTTTGCAGCCTTTTCATTCTGGAATTAGAGATTGTAAAGCTCACTGTACTTACGGCTTAATTGAGCAACGAGAGGCTCATGTGAAAGGCTCTCCCCAGTGACCACCTCGAGCAACCGATTCGCCCGATAACGTTTTCCCTGTTGATGAATCTTCTGATTCAACCATTCCTTGAGCGGAACAAATTCCCCTCGCGAAATGAGTTCGTCCAATCCTCCCAGTTCCTGGTTCGCGGCATTGAAAAAGTGAGCGGCGTACATATTTCCCAAAGCGTATGTGGGGAAATAACCAATCAATCCAGCACTCCAATGCACGTCCTGCAAACAGCCATGCGCAGGTGTATCTGGAGTAATTCCAAAGTACTCTGTAAATTTCTCGTTCCAGGCAGTCTCTAAATCAGTGGGCTGTAGATCTCCAGCAATCAGTGCCTGCTCCAGTTCAAAACGCAACATAATGTGCAGATTGTAGGTTACCTCATCTGCTTCAACACGAATATAAGAAGGACGTACATCATTGATCGCCCGATAAAAGTCTTCTTGTGTGACATTTGTGAGAGCCTCAGGAAACTGCGCTTGAGCAGACTGATAAAAACAGTCCCAGAAGGAGCGGCTTCTTCCCACCAGGTTCTCCCACATTCGAGACTGAGATTCATGGATCCCCAGCGATGTCGAACTTCCGACGGGTGTACCAAAATATTCCTTCAGCAGGCCCTGTTCATAAATGCCATGACCCGCTTCGTGCAGCGTACCAAAAAATGCTCCTGGAAAATGATGTTCATCATAACGGGTTGTCAGACGGCAATCTCCGGGACCAATACCAGTGCAGAATGGATGGGCGGCGATATCCAGCCGTCCGGAATGAAAATCAAAGCCAATTTTTTCGGCAGCTGATATGCTGAATTCCCGTTGTTTTTCTACAGGGTATTTTCTGGTCAGAATGGAAACATCCGGCGAAATACCAGAATCGTGAATCGCAGCCACAAGCTTGACCAGCTCATTTCGTAAAGGACTAAACGCCTGCTCGATCATTTCCGAAGTTGCACCGGGTTCGTATTCGTCAAGCAGGGCATCATAGGCTTTCTGCCCGTGAAACCCCAGAGCAGCAGCCTGCTCTCGCTTCAGATCAATCATCTGCTCAAGCCAGGGGAGAAAATCTTTGAACTGATTCTCCTGTCGGGCTTTGACCCAGGCATGATGCGATAACGTCGCTACCCGAGATAACTCTTCTACCAGACGACGCGGAAGCTTTGTCATTCGATCATATTCATGGCGAGACTCACGAATATTTGCCTGCTCTATGGAATCTGCTTCCCACTCAGAAGCGCTCTCCAGTTCCTGCAGCAAGTCACCAATTTCAGGACTGGTCGCTTCCTGATGAAACATCCCCGCCATCAAAGCCAGCTGATCTGCACGATGCCCTGCACCAGCCGGAGGCAGATAAGTCTGTTCATCCCATTCCAGAATTGCTGAACAGGATCTCAATAATGCTGATTTTTTGAGTCGTGTAATTAATTCATCATATGCTTTCACGGAAGCACTCATTGATTATGTCTTTCTAGTAGATTGAGATATTAATAAGAGATGCAACCACACTCTGTAAACATTTTACCAGAGATCGGGACGGAGAAATCAACCACTGCTATTCTGAATTTCTCATACATTACTCAGAAGGCTCATCGTCATAACGGCCTCCCATCTGGTAGAGAGGCAGAAATCGATAGTAAACTTCCAGGCAGAGTGTGCTGATGGTTGTGGAATAGAGCCGTCCCCCATAGGGGCCCCAGGGAGGGCGTGGATCCCAACTGCCTGCATTTTCCCCCCGAGTGACCTGCTCTGAGATTAATAAATCGCGCAAGTCTTCGTTCCAGTCACGCCAGGGGCCTCCTCCGTATTGATACATTGCCAGCGTCCCATAATACCAGTAGTACAGGTTGTATTCTGACAGGCGTGGAGGACGATCCGATATAAACTGAACAGCCTCTCGGCAGGCAGGATTATCCCGCCTGATTCCCAACATCTGTTTACAGAATAAAGACTCTGCTGTCATTGCGGGAGTGGGAGGAGTTGCAGGCTGCATCAAACGATATGTGGCCAGCCCGTTATTCTTTCCAAGGCTGCGTTCTTTCAGAAATTTGACCATCAATTGTTTCGTGTTGGATGGGATGGGAATGCCGGCAATCTCTGCACTTTTCAGTGCCATCAACTGCCACCCAAACATGCTCATGTCGCTTTTCTGACCTTTCACATACCGCCATCCGCCGTCATAGGGATTCTGATTTTCAACAATATAAGCGACAGCTCGCCCTACAGCTTCGCGCAGTTTTGGGTTTGACCTGGGATCGGACTGCAAACCATATGCTTCCGCCAGCGCATATGTGGCCATCGCATGTGAATACATTCGCGCATAATGAGTCGCGTCTCCTCCTAGAAATCCATTTGACCTCTGGTTCTCCACCATCCAGTTGATTGCCCGTTTAAGATTATCTGAATAGTCACCCTCTTCCTGTGTATATCCGGCACCCAAAAATGCCAGAATCGCCAGCGCAGTCAAACCAGAATCAGCCTGAATTCCCGCATTACGGCGGTCGATTCCCTGCTCATCAATTCTCACCTGACCTGCCCCAAACCGATCTGCATCCCAGAATCCGGAAGGCTCCTGATGAGTGGCCAGCCATTTCAAACTGGCTTCAACAGCCCGTTCCGATTCTTCTGTGCCGCCAAAACGTTGTGCGATTTCTTTGCGTTTTGACAGATTTCTCAAACGATATGTCGCTGGAATATTAGCCTTGGTACGATTTGAGACCGCGTCAAAATTAGGGCGCAATGCATCAGGTTGAACTCCCGGCCGATTAATCGTCAGGGGCAATCGGCTACGTTCGGCCATCAGTCGATCGTTATCTGGATTGGCCTTACCAGCCGGTGTCTGAGGTAGAGATCGCTGTACTACTCCCTGTGAGACAGACCGCGTTGCTCGAGTTCTTCGTCTTGAGAAGCGGGGCTCTGTGGGAGCGACATTGGCCTGGCTCTGGTTCTGACTGTCAGTCTCTACGCCGGTGGGCTCAATCTTCAAATTAGAGGGGGCAGGCCCCGTTCGGCGAGAAAGCATTTGTTCTGTTGCCTTTCGTTCCAGCTTCGATTGAGGATCAACCTGCGCATTCAAAGCCAGAGTCTGTTTCTGACTGCTGAAAGATGGTCGAATACGATCGACGGCTCCGGGGGCTGATTGACGCTTGACATCCTGATTTGCCTGACCAATTCGAATCATCTTACTGCGTTCGCGTGAGGTAGAGGGCACCGAAACCTCTGCGCGAGACTCAGCAGTTGCATCGGTGATTTCCAAAGGCGCGCGCGCCTGAATCCGCTTTTGGCTGACACTCTGCAGATTCACCTTGGCGGGGGTGATTGGTAAATCCGCTTCCGATACTACATCCGGCATCGGTAACTCTGATACTTCTCGAGGTGACTCCTTTTCTGGAGGCGCCGTCAATGGATCGAACTCGGGGCGGCTTAGTTCGAGGCGGGACAATTCCTGTTTTTCCGGCTTCTGTAACTGATCCCAGACTGGAGTATTTCCATTTTCTTTATTTTTTATCGTTTCAGTACTTTCCGCC contains:
- a CDS encoding TlpA family protein disulfide reductase, with product MSNSSAKKDFLIALALVIAGAVIFSSWFAYRMPDPVLTAGDMAQLKVGTEAPPIQAAGWVNGNPHQNDYLKGKVIVVDAWATWCGPCRMEAPHLVEVYQKFKDQNVAFVGLTSDSEELLPVIEKWLDETGITWPNGYGAIDSLIAFKAEFIPQVWVIGTNGKVVWNVDSERTESLEEGIARALKEAN
- a CDS encoding carboxypeptidase M32; amino-acid sequence: MSASVKAYDELITRLKKSALLRSCSAILEWDEQTYLPPAGAGHRADQLALMAGMFHQEATSPEIGDLLQELESASEWEADSIEQANIRESRHEYDRMTKLPRRLVEELSRVATLSHHAWVKARQENQFKDFLPWLEQMIDLKREQAAALGFHGQKAYDALLDEYEPGATSEMIEQAFSPLRNELVKLVAAIHDSGISPDVSILTRKYPVEKQREFSISAAEKIGFDFHSGRLDIAAHPFCTGIGPGDCRLTTRYDEHHFPGAFFGTLHEAGHGIYEQGLLKEYFGTPVGSSTSLGIHESQSRMWENLVGRSRSFWDCFYQSAQAQFPEALTNVTQEDFYRAINDVRPSYIRVEADEVTYNLHIMLRFELEQALIAGDLQPTDLETAWNEKFTEYFGITPDTPAHGCLQDVHWSAGLIGYFPTYALGNMYAAHFFNAANQELGGLDELISRGEFVPLKEWLNQKIHQQGKRYRANRLLEVVTGESLSHEPLVAQLSRKYSELYNL
- a CDS encoding prenyltransferase/squalene oxidase repeat-containing protein; this encodes MSDRLHNLIERILAGREITFEQILWGMLILAALFASIHLLSMLVTRWGDSNASSKALLFSIIVHLSISLGVVTFWPEQAPQSLANAKQKQEERERKEQEQTKFTLQAESTETIKNKENGNTPVWDQLQKPEKQELSRLELSRPEFDPLTAPPEKESPREVSELPMPDVVSEADLPITPAKVNLQSVSQKRIQARAPLEITDATAESRAEVSVPSTSRERSKMIRIGQANQDVKRQSAPGAVDRIRPSFSSQKQTLALNAQVDPQSKLERKATEQMLSRRTGPAPSNLKIEPTGVETDSQNQSQANVAPTEPRFSRRRTRATRSVSQGVVQRSLPQTPAGKANPDNDRLMAERSRLPLTINRPGVQPDALRPNFDAVSNRTKANIPATYRLRNLSKRKEIAQRFGGTEESERAVEASLKWLATHQEPSGFWDADRFGAGQVRIDEQGIDRRNAGIQADSGLTALAILAFLGAGYTQEEGDYSDNLKRAINWMVENQRSNGFLGGDATHYARMYSHAMATYALAEAYGLQSDPRSNPKLREAVGRAVAYIVENQNPYDGGWRYVKGQKSDMSMFGWQLMALKSAEIAGIPIPSNTKQLMVKFLKERSLGKNNGLATYRLMQPATPPTPAMTAESLFCKQMLGIRRDNPACREAVQFISDRPPRLSEYNLYYWYYGTLAMYQYGGGPWRDWNEDLRDLLISEQVTRGENAGSWDPRPPWGPYGGRLYSTTISTLCLEVYYRFLPLYQMGGRYDDEPSE